A section of the Macadamia integrifolia cultivar HAES 741 chromosome 9, SCU_Mint_v3, whole genome shotgun sequence genome encodes:
- the LOC122089467 gene encoding phosphatidate cytidylyltransferase, mitochondrial isoform X2: MVYLGGAKLITQLADEIGVGVHFNPFVTYNDKLIKYGVVRMHDLVQDLLNWESIYLSGRLQKPVHILVDNLNIGNLNSVNLKAATSAALLLLPSKFSEEDLYAKICSLSYMGDLRMLFAEDRNKVKKIVHGQFNLFQRMYKPFLDEYAAKELLIFSSTGGHQADLTQDCGLSAARTLVSSLPPTVRNEMGLKLGEKRRLSETGRTRREVVINSREEAAECMRKVVRRTVMVSSTRQAISGFLAVGSFNAIRYISQKMEKAWRSWT, from the exons ATGGTTTACCTTGGTGGTGCAAAATTG ATTACTCAATTGGCCGATGAAATTGGTGTGGGCGTGCATTTCAACCCGTTTGTGACTTATAATGACAAG TTGATCAAGTATGGTGTTGTCAGAATGCATGATTTGGTTCAGGATTTATTAAATTGGGAAAGTATCTACTTGAGTGGTCGTTTGCAAAAACCT GTGCATATACTGGTGGATAATCTCAACATAGGAAATCTAAATTCGGTTAATTTAAAGGCTGCCACTTCAGCTGCACTCCTCCTTTTGCCATCCAAGTTTTCTGAG GAAGATCTATATGCTAAAATATGTAGCCTCTCATACATGGGTGACTTGCGGATGCTTTTTGCAGAGGATAGGAATAAG GTGAAAAAGATTGTCCATGGGCAGTTCAATTTATTCCAGAGAATGTATAAGCCATTTCTAGATGAGTATGCTGCTAAGGAGTTGCTGATATTCTCGTCAACTGGTGGTCACCAAGCAGATTTAACTCAG GATTGTGGTTTATCTGCAGCTCGCACCCTTGTTTCTTCCCTTCCTCCAACAGTCAGAAATGAAATGGGGCTGAAATTGGGAGAGAAGCGAAGACTCAGTGAAACTG GCCGAACTAGACGTGAAGTTGTGATCAACTCAAGGGAAGAGGCTGCCGAGTGCATGCGGAAAGTGGTGAGGCGTACAGTAATGGTTTCAAGCACGAGGCAGGCCATATCTGGATTTCTTGCTGTGGGTAGTTTCAATGCCATTCGATACATCTCACAGAAGATGGAGAAAGCCTGGAGGTCTTGGACATGa
- the LOC122089467 gene encoding phosphatidate cytidylyltransferase, mitochondrial isoform X1: MSCSFEQQKMEKREELSGILDGLPPVEFCCAYGSAIHPNNQDKNTMVDYILGVSDPMQWHSQNLKMNKEHYSQLMVYLGGAKLITQLADEIGVGVHFNPFVTYNDKLIKYGVVRMHDLVQDLLNWERIYLSGRLQKPVHILVDNLNIGNLNSVNLKAATSAALLLLPSKFSEEDLYAKICSLSYMGDLRMLFAEDRNKVKKIVHGQFNLFQRMYKPFLDEYAAKELLIFSSTGGHQADLTQDCGLSAARTLVSSLPPTVRNEMGLKLGEKRRLSETGRTRREVVINSREEAAECMRKVVRRTVMVSSTRQAISGFLAVGSFNAIRYISQKMEKAWRSWT, encoded by the exons ATGAGTTGTAGTTTTGAGCAGcagaagatggagaagagagaagagctTTCAGGTATTCTGGATGGCCTTCCTCCTGTGGAATTCTGCTGTGCTTATGGGTCAGCTATCCATCCTAACAACCAGGATAag aaTACCATGGTAGATTACATTCTTGGTGTATCAGATCCAATGCAGTGGCACTCTCAG AATCTGAAAATGAACAAGGAACACTATTCACAGTTGATGGTTTACCTTGGTGGTGCAAAATTG ATTACTCAATTGGCCGATGAAATTGGTGTGGGCGTGCATTTCAACCCGTTTGTGACTTATAATGACAAG TTGATCAAGTATGGTGTTGTCAGAATGCATGATTTGGTTCAGGATTTATTAAATTGGGAACGTATCTACTTGAGTGGTCGTTTGCAAAAACCT GTGCATATACTGGTGGATAATCTCAACATAGGAAATCTAAATTCGGTTAATTTAAAGGCTGCCACTTCAGCTGCACTCCTCCTTTTGCCATCCAAGTTTTCTGAG GAAGATCTATATGCTAAAATATGTAGCCTCTCATACATGGGTGACTTGCGGATGCTTTTTGCAGAGGATAGGAATAAG GTGAAAAAGATTGTCCATGGGCAGTTCAATTTATTCCAGAGAATGTATAAGCCATTTCTAGATGAGTATGCTGCTAAGGAGTTGCTGATATTCTCGTCAACTGGTGGTCACCAAGCAGATTTAACTCAG GATTGTGGTTTATCTGCAGCTCGCACCCTTGTTTCTTCCCTTCCTCCAACAGTCAGAAATGAAATGGGGCTGAAATTGGGAGAGAAGCGAAGACTCAGTGAAACTG GCCGAACTAGACGTGAAGTTGTGATCAACTCAAGGGAAGAGGCTGCCGAGTGCATGCGGAAAGTGGTGAGGCGTACAGTAATGGTTTCAAGCACGAGGCAGGCCATATCTGGATTTCTTGCTGTGGGTAGTTTCAATGCCATTCGATACATCTCACAGAAGATGGAGAAAGCCTGGAGGTCTTGGACATGa